One segment of Eschrichtius robustus isolate mEscRob2 chromosome 3, mEscRob2.pri, whole genome shotgun sequence DNA contains the following:
- the NAXE gene encoding NAD(P)H-hydrate epimerase: MSGLRALLGLGLLVAGSRLSLLRVQAGACRAGATWWGPQRLISGGRGDSEVMASSAVKYLSQEEAQAVDQELFNEYQFSVDQLMELAGLSCATAIAKAYPPTSLSRSPPTVLVICGPGNNGGDGLVCARHLKLFGYQPTIYYPKRPNKPLFTALVTQCQKMDIPFLGEMPPEPMLIDELYELVVDAIFGFSFKGDAREPFRSILSVLNGLTVPIASIDIPSGWDVEKGNSGGIQPDLLISLTAPKKSATQFTGRYHYLGGRFVPPALEKKYQLNLPPYPDTECVYRLQ; encoded by the exons ATGTCCGGGCTGCGGGCGCTCCTGGGGCTCGGGCTGCTGGTTGCGGGCTCGCGCCTATCGCTCCTCAGAGTCCAGGCCGGCGCCTGTCGCGCGGGAGCCACCTGGTGGGGGCCGCAGCGGCTGATCTCGGGTGGCCGCGGGGACTCAGAGGTCATGGCGAGCTCAGCAGTGAAGTACCTGAG CCAGGAGGAGGCCCAGGCCGTGGACCAGGAGCTGTTTAACGAGTACCAGTTCAGCGTGGACCAACTTATGGAGCTGGCCGGGCTGAGCTGTGCCACAGCCATTGCCAAG GCATATCCCCCCACGTCCTTGTCCAGGAGTCCCCCTACTGTCCTGGTCATCTGCGGCCCTGGGAATAACGGAGGAGATGGCCTGGTCTGTGCTCGACACCTCAAACTCTTT GGCTACCAGCCAACCATCTATTATCCTAAAAGGCCTAACAAGCCACTCTTCACTGCACTGGTGACCCAGTGCCAGAAAATGGACATCCCTTTCCTTGGTGAAATGCCCCCAGAG CCCATGCTGATTGATGAACTATACGAGCTGGTGGTGGATGCCATCTTTGGCTTCAGCTTCAAGGGTGATGCTCGGGAGCCATTCCGCAGCATCCTGAGTGTCCTGAATGGACTCACCGTGCCCATTGCCAGCATCGACATTCCCTCAG GATGGGATGTGGAGAAGGGAAACTCTGGAGGGATCCAGCCAGACTTGCTCATCTCCCTGACAGCACCCAAAAAGTCTGCAACCCAGTTTACTGGTCGCTACCACTACCTGGGGGGTCGTTTCGTGCCTCCTGCTCTGGAAAAGAAGTACCAGCTGAACCTGCCACCCTACCCTGACACCGAGTGTGTCTATCGTCTGCAGTGA